The genome window gagatcaccaacaaaagggggatatcgaaattccttatgtgagcacccacaaccaattagctgatatctttaccaagccactagatgagaaaacttttagcaaacttaggaatgagctaaatatacttgattcttggaactttgattgaaacaatgCTCACATAGctaattcatatacctttgaccatgtctctttcatttggtacaaatgcatatttcttattcttcttgtgccaagactaagactaatgtgctttcaagtgtatttctatacttagtcttagattggaagggaaatggagtattcggcaaatacaaggcttccactccaactctgacggtatcatttaccctttgccaTTACTCATGTAACTCTCATTGGTATGACCCTTCATTCATATTTActttaccatttgggagaaaatgcaaatggggctctcaagttctttgttttggcgattaatgcaaaagggggagaaaagtataagtccaaagcaaaaggaccgcaccaccatttcaaaaccgcaccaccatttcaaaaaaaatcacaaaagtttatttcaattggtatttgagttagcctcaaaatgaatctttaaattggTGTATTTTCAATTGGTGTGTTAAAGTCAAATTTCAATTAGTATCCCATTAGTATGAAAAATTTCAATTGGTTATTGGTATCCATTTCAAAAAGGAAAATCACTACAAAAACCCTTTTGAAAGCTAAGGAGagaattcattcagggggagcttttatttagtcaaatgaaaaggcatttgaaatagggggaggaatttcaaatctgaaAAAAAATGCTTTTTGCAATcgtattcctatacctttgactatttgcaaaaggttttGAAAGGACTTTTcaaaaatatttgcaaaaacaaacaagtggtgcaaatgtggtccaaaatgttaaattagagaaaagcaatccattcatatgcataaagcctttcattggtttaactccaagtaacttatgcacatttatctcaattgcaaactagttacatctctacacttcatatttgctttggttagtgttggcatcaatcaccaaaaagggggagattgaaaggaaaatggacttaatcatttcctataatcgattttggtggttgatgtccaacacaaaccatgtggactaactagtttgtttagATATCAATtatcacaggtgcataaggttcaacacataccaagaaagaaattcagttaggtACTCAATCAAAAAATGGAGCAATACTTAGAGTGTGCTGatttttggcacaccggacagtgttcggtgcaccaggccaGGCACCCTTCGaacaagccactctcgggaattcagagatgtgctccgctataattcaccggactatccggtgtgccatcgaactgttcggtgagccagcggagcaacgactccctgTGCACCAACAGTCGACTACGCAGAGTCTACAGTGGTGAACAGTGCCGCatagaagtcagaggtcaccgtactgtccggtgtggcaccggactgtccggcgcagcaagacgacaaggcgctccaacggtcaactgctccaaaccctaacagacgcgctgacgtggcgcgcaccggacagtgagcagggactgtccggtgcgccaccagactgttcggtgcgcccatcgccaccagcctttgccaacggctaggaagtggttggggctataaatacctcccaaccacctcattcaaaatcatccaagcattctgagtttctcattcattgcaagagcaaagtgcaacactccaagacacaatcaaagcaatcaatccactcaaagttcTCAAAATCAACGCTAGTGcttaagggcttgtgagaggatcgtttgtgttcttttgttgctcttgtcgcttggattgccttctttctttctcattccatTTCTCAAGAgctttgtaaagctaagcaagagacaccaagtgtgtggtggtccttacgaggtcttagtgacccgtgtgattaagggaaggctcactcggtccaagtgaccatttgagagagagggaagggttgaaatagacccaacctttgtggcctcctcaacggggactaggttctttggaaccgaacctcagtaaaacaaatcatcgtgtcaactcgctttgattctcgcttgatttgtttgccctctttcctctctctaacgtttccttgcttgcattgatttgagtttgctcccatacatcatccgcatcctttgagcaactcttagcaagagaaacaatctttcggacttaaatttaattctaacgccaaCCCCAGGCTTAGTGTGTGTTTATgattgtaaatttcaggtttcgcctattcactcccctctagacgactttcagcgTACCAAGTAtcttttaggtagtgtttggttgaggagccaagtagaacggagccgttccatccctgattctaggaacggagccaatctgttctgtgtttggtaatctggaacggagcggctctgttttttgtttggttctagagtgaaGTAGAACGAATCGACTCTATCATATGTTTGGCATATTCATACCactataatatatatataattatattaaATATAACACTATATATTAAGTTTGGCATCATGCGTctttgttatatatatatatatatatatatatatatatatatatatatatatatatatatatatatatatatatatatatatatatatatatatatatatatatatatcgcgcGAGAGGCATGCAAGCCACGACCGGCGTCGTGCGTTTGCTGAGCGCTCGGGTCCGGCTATTTTTTTGGAGCCCAGAGATTCAGCATCTTGAGAGAATATTCCTATAATAGAGTGGCTCCGTTCCACTTTGATTCGAACCAAACAGTCTCAGTACTAGAACAGAGCGGTTCGATTCTACTATATTctggaaccaaacactaccttagggTGATGAAgtaaaatctctactacttattaaggctgcaagagtaGTCTGTCATTCCGTGTTTTGCCACCATTCCTGTTCTACCATTCCCGTTCTGCCACCATTCTCATTCCTTGTTCTTCATTACCATGTTCTGCCATCATTCTATGCTCTCTCATTCCCATTCTTTGTTCTATATTTCTCATTCCCCCCTCTCCGCAAAGTCCATTCCCATTCCCCCCGTACAGCCCACgtgtagctaaaattaaaaaaacaaatgtcctcaaggggatttgaacccgtgacctctcaagcaaaggccaagagtagctaccgctacaccacatttgtgtttttgtctgcatctatgacaggaaacacatctactacatctctcaccaagctcatttactacccttgcacaatgtgtagtagtagataagtatcatcgagattcttgaattatatttttgaatggaggtaatattatttaaagaagagctttgcatgcaatttcttttgttttaataatgttttatacttaaattaccttttttgcatgcgtgacattttttcttcgtaatattttttccatggattagacttgtgagtcattttcataaaccaacgccaagcatgaatccatgtttcttacttgaaaacccgaacaaacaccatgagcaggaggcactcgcgttggcgtcgctcatcgatgacgagaagaagcttggcgactgccagttcgacctctagaagcagtcctacgtggtcgcatgcgccgctgtgtacgataagctcccgcaaagacgccgcttggacgcgatccagagcagctgcaccgctctgtccatcgttaagcaggggggctcatggttgtcgccaacgtcgaGGACTCTCCGGTTGCTttggacaccgcatccgacgacgacgccatcacgccgtccagctcatcgtccacctgaagtcctacctgccacgtaagtcgctactgaccgaacatgaattcttgtgcgctgggacgatggacgttgctgacgttgtgtgagtgtcctcgaacctgatgtatgtagtggagtagcgcatccggtggtgcaacggtcaGGGGTACTACCTCTCTGATGATGAGCCcgaggtgcacttcgtttggcagcccaaccaagagtcatcggtactcgtcatgtcgcgcacgttcgacgactactatatcgaggattgtggcatCATTTTGGCGCCAaaagtgacgcagaggaggatcgacaacagtgaccagttcgtcattctcgccaccgtcagggtagcttttgtgccggtctgcctttaattctcttagcaaacacacacgcttacctttttgtttaagcaagagcgtatGGTGGTGTGTGTCTGATGACTAATGATGTACAAGGGAATTTCTTCcagcatgtgtggaacgtgctctccaatgatgagaccatacaaatcgtgtcatatatcgaagtctgcatgatactgatggttgcaatgtagtggtgaaataactagattaaaataacaaaatttatgtatggctaggatcacaaattgattatgaaacatttctcataacagtataacacatattttatatataagttatcgtagtatactgttaTTATATATTCTCGTTGCAACGCGCTGGCACTCAGCTAGTATAATAAAAAGTGTAGATAGGGAGAGAAAGGTGGGGAAATGATTGAAGACGGCCTTAGCATACTGTTGTAATGTAACCCAGTATTTCGACCTCTTGTATTTCGAAAAACTATATATTTGACGTTCTATTTGATGAAATAAGGTTGATTGATGACTATAACGATGATTATGAATCTATACTACTATTAAGGCTGTAAGAGGTAGGCTGCCTCCCTCTGGTTCTGCCTTCAACCAATCTGCACCGTCCATCTATATGCGTCAAATCATCACCATCCATCTCGTCGCCTCCACTTCAAGCCTCCTCCATCCGATCGCAACTGCTCCTCTCTCCGCTCCCCTCTTCCTCGACACCACGCACACGGGCGCGGGCGTGGAGACCGACCACCACGACACCTCCTCCTCTGGCTGCCTCTGGCCTCGCCATCCCTCTGTCCTCGACTTCCCTCCGTCCTCCCGGTCTCCAGCCTCCCGGATCGGAAGCTCCACGTGGCGCGACATCTCGTCTCTGTCGTCTATGGCGGTGGCAGAGGTGTACTCGCcgaccgcggcggcggcggcgcagcaGCAGCGGGAGAAGGCGACGTCGCAGATCTGGCGGGCGGTGGTGGGGTGGATCGACGAAACGTCGCTCCCGCCGGGCTCCCGCCTGGACGTCCGCGCCTACACCACCGTGCTGCACGCGCTCTCCCGCGCGGGCCAGTACGAGCGCGCGCTCGAGCTCTTCGCCGAGCTCCGGCGCCAGGGATACGAGATAAAGCGAGATTCAATGTTTCATAAAGCGAGATAAATCGAAGACCACATATCATCTCTACTTGTGTCTGACCACTGGTATGTTGTGCCTTTATTTTGCTTGTATGAATAGATCCTTTACTGTTGGTGAATTCGTAGGATGATTTTGGCAAATATCTATTAGTGTCAAGTAGACATTCTGGTCTCTGTTCTGCCTGTGTCTTCCCATCATTTCTGCCCAACATTCTTTCTATTTGGAATGCAATTGGTCACTCCTTTTTTACCCCTCTGGGTCAGCTGTACTTACGGAGAGTGGCGAGTTCCTCTTATCAGCTAGAAGGAACCGCAAAACAAGCTGCACGAGTATATTATCTCGATGGATGCTGACAACATATCAAGATCTAGCAGCACATATATTGGAAAGCTGAGGTAATAGAATTGAAAGGCAAGTGAATGTGTTGACTGTCTTGTTTTTGCCTGGTTTGTCTGATTATGTTGCCTAATCGAGATATTTGTCGTCATTTCCAGGTCAAACTTCCTCGGCACAAAATTTATGATCTCTAACATGCAGCCGCCTTATAATGGGGCTGTAGTCCCTCATGCTGGCCGGACAAATCGGAGATTCGACTCCAGGAATGTCTCCCTAAGGTACTAACAGGTAGCTACAATATAGTTCATTTGACATATCTCTGCTCCAGGGAGGTCTCCCCTAAAGTGCCAACTGGTCTGCAATTAGGGGATGCAAGTTTTTATATATTAGAATAGGAACATAGAACCTTGATACATCCAAACAAATATCAGTTTATCATTTGCTCTTTTGTGTATAGCATATGCTCCCTCTTTTGCAAGTGTAATTAGATAACATTGACTCCTAGGCTAGAGTGAAATATATGCAGTATATGTTATTACTGTTATTAGGCTATCATATGTTACTTTCATTTTTGCAATATTTATGCTTTCTTTTTTATGATCTGTAATTTTTGACATAAGAACCATCAGGTAGCAGAGGGTGAATAGAAAATAGAATACCATAAAAAGAGGGGGAAAGGAGTGCGCTCGTCCAATCCATTCCTTCACGTGTGGATGGCTCAGCAGTGATGGCTTATCTTACGTGGTCTATGATTCTTTTGGGATGCTTATGTAATAGTATGTTTGCCAACTGTTTTTACAACTGAGGCAACTTGGGGATGAGCGACGAGGAGCTCATGGAGCAGTGCGATATGGGCACGTTCAAGGCGTCCGGCCCCGGCGGCCAGCACCGCAACAAGCGCGAGTCCGCCGTCCGGCTGAAACACCTTCCCACCGGCATCATCGCCCAGGTCGGTAGCCTTGCTGAATTAGCTTAAATTCTCAATTACCTCGATCGCTTCGTACAATGATTTATCTGTTCCTAGAATTTGAATGAGGAGAAGGTTGGATATGCAATCACGAATCAGTTGAACTTCACACAAACTGAATGCTTAATCTTTTTTCCCGTAAAATTCCACACAAGTTGTGGAGGATCGGTCACAACATAAGAACCGAGCGTCTGCTTTATCTCGGCTTCCAACCCTGATTGCTCTTAAAGGTAAAAGAATCTAATGTTCTCCAAGTTATGCGTTGTTTCAGAAAAAGAACTATAGGTCTGTTCAACTAATTTAAGAACCATCTTAAGGGGtgcttgtttgggattataatctgcccagattatataatccaacaaacTTTGAACTGTTTTTTGAACTGTTAGTTAATCTGggcagattataatcccaaacaagcaCCCCCTAAGTGACCATGAGTCACATACAAATCATAGTGCAGCTTCATAAGAGCTCATATGCCTCCAATTTAACcgcggtgtttggtttctagggactaatttttagttcctCCATTTTATTCTATTTAATCCCTAAATTGCCAAATACGGGAGGGACCAAAAATTAGTCCTTAGAAACCAAACATCCCCTAAGTTCTTATGCTGCCTGATGGATTTAATTTCCATGATCATTAATGGCGCAGTGCTTCAATTAGGAGGCCGATAAACCTGGAAGACTACACTCCACCTGTTGAGCTTCTTCAGATATTACCCCTGAAGTCCAGCGTTAGAGGAAAAGATGTTGGCCCCCAAATCGGTCCAAATAACTCAAAATTTTCTCCAGTATGTTCCTGTTGTTATAATTCAATGGCTAATGCATTATGCATGTGTTTTGCTGTCATTGGTCCTTGCGATTTGCATATTTAAACACCTCCCTTTGTACTTCGTTTTCCACTGGGCAGGAAATGCAAGCATTATTAGACCTGCTGTTTGCTGTTGAAGGTTCTGTATCAGATGCAACAAAGATTTTAGTGTAACACGTTACATCTATATTCCACTGGTGCGCACAGATGCTAGATGGCATCATGTATATTTGCTATAGTTTTACATTCAAGCCACCTCATAATTATCTCGGTGAACTATGACCATAAT of Zea mays cultivar B73 chromosome 8, Zm-B73-REFERENCE-NAM-5.0, whole genome shotgun sequence contains these proteins:
- the LOC103635514 gene encoding peptide chain release factor 1, with amino-acid sequence MSDEELMEQCDMGTFKASGPGGQHRNKRESAVRLKHLPTGIIAQVVVEDRSQHKNRASALSRLPTLIALKVRRPINLEDYTPPVELLQILPLKSSVRGKDVGPQIGPNNSKFSPEMQALLDLLFAVEGSVSDATKILVLSTGALSRLILSDDSLRTTANELRASKPLLS